The Burkholderia sp. NRF60-BP8 genomic sequence AGGTCGCGGCCTTTTTCCGTCAGCCGGTATTCGAAGCGCGGCGGGCGTTCCTGATACGCGCGCTTGACGAGCACGCCTTCGTCGACGAGCCGCGCCAGCCGTTCGGCCAGCACGTGGCGCGTCAGGCCGAGCTGGGCCTGGAATGCATCGAAGCGGCGGCAGCCGAGGAAGGCGTTGCGCAGGATCAGCATGGTCCAGCGGTCGCCGAGCACGGCGAGCGTGCGCGCGACCGAACAGTTCAGCGTGCCGATGTCATCCCATTTCATCGTCGAGTCTCTTGCCTCTTGCGGCGGTCTTGCGGCGGTTCAGCGACATAGCGGGTTCGATTATAGAACCCGCCTTCGGTCGCAATGGGCGCAGCCGCGTTGACAACGACCGGTGTCGCTGCCAATAATGAGTTCCAATTTAGAACTTACTCGCGCGGCGACGCGCTTTCAACCCGGAGACAACCCGATGAATCCGCTTTCCCTGTCTGGCCTGGATCTGCTGCGTGCCGCCGTGTCGGGCGACGCGCCTCTTGCGTCGATTTCGGAGACGATCCCAATGCGTCCGCTCGACGTCGAGCTCGGCTACGTGAAGTTTTCGGCGCGGGCGGACGGCCGCCACCTGAATCCGCTGGGCGGCGTGCACGGCGGGTTCGCCGCGACGGTGCTCGATTCCGTCACCGGGTGCGCGGTGCATTCGATGCTCGACGCGGGCGTCGGTTACGGTACCGTCGATCTGCACGTGAAGATGCTGCGGCCCGTGCCGCGCGACGTCGACCTGATCGCGGAAGGGCGTGTGATTCACCTGTCGCGTTCGCTGGGCGTCGCGGAGGGCACGCTGAAGACGCCGGACGACAAGATCGTCGCGCATGCGTCCGCGACCTGCTTCATCCAGCGGCCGCAGTGACGGCGGGCGGCCGCACCGTCGTCCGGGCAGCAGGCGCGTGAGCGCGCCGGGCCGCCCAAAAGCCGCTTGTAAGCGTGCGCGGCGCCCGCCTGAAGCAACCGCTTCGATGTGATAGCGTTCCTGCTTTCCACCGACGCGACAGGAACAGCATGGAATACCGCACACTCGGCGATTCGGGCATCGAGGTCAGCCTGATCGGTCTCGGCACGATGACGTGGGGCGAGCAGAATTCGGAGCGCGACGCGCACGAGCAGATCGACTATGCGCTCGGGCAGGGCGTGACGCTGATCGACGCCGCGGAGATGTATCCGGTGCCGCCGAAGCCCGACACGCAGGGCCGCACCGAGCAATACATCGGCACCTGGATCGCGCAGCATCGCGCGCAGCGCGATCGCATCGTGCTCGCGACGAAGATCGCGGGGCCGGCGCGGCAGCCGCACAATCCGCGCCACATTCGCGGCGAGGGCAACCAGTTCGACCGCAAGAACCTGACCGAAGCGCTCGACGGCAGCCTCAAGCGCCTGCAGACCGACTACGTCGATCTCTACCAACTGCACTGGCCCGATCGCAGCACGACCACGTTCGGCCGTCCCGCGTATCCGTGGGTCGACGACGCGTACACGGTGCCGATCGAGGAAACGCTCGGCGTGCTCGCGGAATTCGTGAAGGCCGGCAAGGTGCGCGCGATCGGCGTGTCGAACGAAACGCCGTGGGGTGTCGCGCAGTTCCTGCGCGCGGCCGAGCGGCTCGGGTTGCCGCGCATCGCGAGCATCCAGAATCCGTACAGCCTGCTGAACCGCACGTTCGAAAACGGGCTGTCGGAATTCACGCATCGCGACGGCGTCGGCCTGCTCGCGTATTCGCCGCTCGCGTTCGGCTGGCTGTCCGGCAAGTACGAGAACGGCGCGCGTCCGGCCGGCGCGCGCATCACGCTGTTCGAACGCTTCCAGCGCTACAGCAAGCCGCAGGCCGTCGAGGCGACGTCGCGTTACGTCGCGCTCGCGCGGCGTCACGGGCTGTCGCCCGCGCAACTGGCGCTCGCGTTCGTCAACAGCCGCCCGTTCGTGCGCAGCAATCTGGTCGGCGCGACGTCGCTCGAACAGTTGAAGGAGAACATCGGCAGCATCGACGTGACGCTGTCCGACGAGATCCTCGCCGAGATCGACGCATTGCACGAACGGCAGCCGAATCCGGCGCCGTAAACGGCGCGCGTCCCGCGCGGCAGCGATGCCGCGACGGGCCGTGTCGGCGGTGCATGGCTGCGCCGCCGTTTCTCGCGTCAGCGCATCTTCAGCCGCGTGCGCGCGACGAACAGCGCGGCGAGGCTCAGCAGCGCGCACCCGATCAGATAGAGCGCCGGCGACAGCCGGTTGCCGGTCGCGTCGATCAGCCAGGTGATGACGAACGGCGCGAAGCCGCCGAACAGCGTGACGCCGGTGTTGTAGCTGACCGCGAGCCCGGTGGCGCGGGTTTGCGACGGGAACAGTTCGGCCATCAGCGCCGGCAGCGCGCCGCAATACATCGCCTTGAGCGCACCGATCCACACCAGTGCGGCGAGCATCGTCGCGAACGACGCGTGGCGTGTGAGCCATGCGAACGTCGGCCACACGGTCACGAGCATCAGCACGGCGGCGACCGCCATCATGCGGATCCGCCCGGTGCGGTCGGACAGATGGCCGACGACCGGCGTGACGAGCGTCAGCACGAAGCCGGTCGCGAGCGTCGCCGCGAATCCCGTCGAGGCCGGCAGCCCGAGCTGCTTGATCGCGTAGGTCGGCATGTACAGGATCATGTAGTTGATCGCGGTCGAGATCACGAGCGCGCCGATCGACAACAGCAGCCGCAACTTCTGGTGCGCGAACAGCTCACGCACCGGCGCGTCGGAGCGCGCCTGCGTCTTGAATTCGACGCCTTCGTCGACGTAGCGGCGGATGTACAGCCCGACCGGGCCGATCGCGAGGCCGAACAGGAACGGCACGCGCCAGCCCCAGCTTTCGAGTTGCGCGGAACTCAGCGTGGCCGTCAGCAGCGCGCCGAAGCCCGACGCGAGCAACGTCGCGAGGCCTTGGCTCGCGAACTGCCAGCTCGACATGAAGCCGCGCCGCTGCGGCGCATGCTCGACGAGAAACGCGGTCGAACTCGCGAATTCCCCGCCCGCGGAAAAGCCCTGCATCAGCCGCGACAGCATGATCCCGAGCGGCGCGAGAATGCCGATCGACGCGTAGGTCGGCATCAGCGCGATCAGCAGCGTGCCGGCCATCATCATCGCGATCGACAGCAGCAGCGACGCCTTGCGGCCCGCGCGGTCCGCGTACGCGCCGAGCACGAAGCCGCCGATCGGCCGAATCAGGTAGGACAGCCCGAACGTGCCGAGCGTCAGCATCAGCGACGTCGCTTCGCTCGTGGCGGGGAAGAACAGCTTGGCGATCGTGACCGCGAAGAAGCCGTAGACGATCAGGTCGAACCATTCGAGCGCGTTGCCGATCGACGCCGCGAAGATGATGCGGCGGATCTTCGCGGCGCTGGGGCGCGCGGCGTCCTGCGAGGTCAGGGTGGTCGTATTCATCGTGTGTGCAGTCCCGTGAAAGGGGCGAAGCGCGTTACAGGGCGGCGCCGGCTGCGGCGGCTGCCGCGCGGCGAACGGGCGGCGCGTCGTCGCCGAGATCCCAGAAGAGGCCGGCCATCATCTGCAGCCCCTCGCTGACGACGCTCGCGAGCAGATGCTCGTCGGGCGCGTGCTGCGAGCACGCCGGGTACGAGTGCGGCACCCACAGCGTCGGCAGCCCGAGCGTGTCGGCAAACACCTCGTTCGGCAGCGTGCCGCCGAGATTCGGCAGGATCGCGGGCTTCTTGCCGGTGGTGCGCGCGAGCGACGCGACGGCCCAGCGGACCCACGGATCGTCCGGCGGCACGCGCGTCGCCGGTGCGCCGCGTTCGACGTCGATCTCGATGTCGGTGAAGCCGTGCGCATCGAGATGCGCGCGCAGATGCGCATGCAGCGCTTCCCAGTCGGTGCCGACGACGAAGCGCAACTGGCAGTGCGCATACGCGGCGGGCGGGATCGCGTTGACGGGATGCTCCGGGTTGCCGGCCTTGAACGCGAGAATCTCGAACGTGTTCCAGCCGAATACGCGCTCGGCGGCGGACAGGCCGGGCTCGCCCCAGTCGGCGTCGAGCGCCGGGTCGCCGGGGCCGCCGCCGACGGTGAGATCGGCGAGCGCGTCGCGCACGGCAGCCGGGATCGGCGGCGGGCGCAGCCCCGCGACGCGAATCGCGCCGCGCGCGTCGACGAGGCTCGCGAGCGCATGCGCGAGCACGATCGCCGGATTGCGCAGCAGTCCGCCCCAGTTGCCGGAGTGATGCGCGCCGTCGCGGGCGCGCAGGCTCAGCTTGAAGTTGACCGCGCCGCGCGAGCCGAGGAATACCGTCGGGCGCGCGGCGGCGATGCGCGGGCCGTCGGACGCGATCAGCACGTCGGCCGCGAGCGCGTCGCGCTCCCGGCGGCACAGCACGTCGAGGCCAGGCGACCCGGTTTCCTCGCCCATCTCGATCAGCAGCTTCGCGTTGAAGCCGAGCCGGCCGCCGCGCGCATCGAGCACGCTCGCCAGCGCGGCCAGGTTGATCGAGTGCTGCCCCTTGTTGTCGGCGCTGCCGCGGCCGTACCAGCGGTCGCCGTCGGCCGTCAGCGTCCACGGCGACAGCGGCGCGCGCCACTGCGCGTCGTAGCCGCGCACGACGTCGCCGTGGCCGTAGATCAGCACGGTCGGCAGCGCGTCGTCTTCGTGGCGCGACGCGAGCAGGAACGGGCCGCCGCCGTCGACCGGGTTGTCGACGATTCGCGACGTGAAACCGAGGCGGGCGGCCTCGGGCGCGATCTCGTCGGTCAGGTAGGCGCGCAGCGCGGCGCCGCTGCCGCTTTCCTGGCTTTCGGTGCGCAGGCCGACGCGGCGGCTCAGGGTCGTGAAGAATGCACCGGATTCGAACTGGTTCAGTGCGTGCTGGATGGC encodes the following:
- a CDS encoding winged helix-turn-helix transcriptional regulator → MKWDDIGTLNCSVARTLAVLGDRWTMLILRNAFLGCRRFDAFQAQLGLTRHVLAERLARLVDEGVLVKRAYQERPPRFEYRLTEKGRDLYPALLALMAWGDRWKDDGQGPPVQLRHRTCGQLMHAVTVCSACGEPLDAHDVQPEPGPGWVAPDEADASAATD
- a CDS encoding PaaI family thioesterase, translating into MNPLSLSGLDLLRAAVSGDAPLASISETIPMRPLDVELGYVKFSARADGRHLNPLGGVHGGFAATVLDSVTGCAVHSMLDAGVGYGTVDLHVKMLRPVPRDVDLIAEGRVIHLSRSLGVAEGTLKTPDDKIVAHASATCFIQRPQ
- a CDS encoding NADP(H)-dependent aldo-keto reductase; translated protein: MEYRTLGDSGIEVSLIGLGTMTWGEQNSERDAHEQIDYALGQGVTLIDAAEMYPVPPKPDTQGRTEQYIGTWIAQHRAQRDRIVLATKIAGPARQPHNPRHIRGEGNQFDRKNLTEALDGSLKRLQTDYVDLYQLHWPDRSTTTFGRPAYPWVDDAYTVPIEETLGVLAEFVKAGKVRAIGVSNETPWGVAQFLRAAERLGLPRIASIQNPYSLLNRTFENGLSEFTHRDGVGLLAYSPLAFGWLSGKYENGARPAGARITLFERFQRYSKPQAVEATSRYVALARRHGLSPAQLALAFVNSRPFVRSNLVGATSLEQLKENIGSIDVTLSDEILAEIDALHERQPNPAP
- a CDS encoding MFS transporter, which gives rise to MNTTTLTSQDAARPSAAKIRRIIFAASIGNALEWFDLIVYGFFAVTIAKLFFPATSEATSLMLTLGTFGLSYLIRPIGGFVLGAYADRAGRKASLLLSIAMMMAGTLLIALMPTYASIGILAPLGIMLSRLMQGFSAGGEFASSTAFLVEHAPQRRGFMSSWQFASQGLATLLASGFGALLTATLSSAQLESWGWRVPFLFGLAIGPVGLYIRRYVDEGVEFKTQARSDAPVRELFAHQKLRLLLSIGALVISTAINYMILYMPTYAIKQLGLPASTGFAATLATGFVLTLVTPVVGHLSDRTGRIRMMAVAAVLMLVTVWPTFAWLTRHASFATMLAALVWIGALKAMYCGALPALMAELFPSQTRATGLAVSYNTGVTLFGGFAPFVITWLIDATGNRLSPALYLIGCALLSLAALFVARTRLKMR
- a CDS encoding M20 family metallopeptidase, which codes for MSRTAAIQHALNQFESGAFFTTLSRRVGLRTESQESGSGAALRAYLTDEIAPEAARLGFTSRIVDNPVDGGGPFLLASRHEDDALPTVLIYGHGDVVRGYDAQWRAPLSPWTLTADGDRWYGRGSADNKGQHSINLAALASVLDARGGRLGFNAKLLIEMGEETGSPGLDVLCRRERDALAADVLIASDGPRIAAARPTVFLGSRGAVNFKLSLRARDGAHHSGNWGGLLRNPAIVLAHALASLVDARGAIRVAGLRPPPIPAAVRDALADLTVGGGPGDPALDADWGEPGLSAAERVFGWNTFEILAFKAGNPEHPVNAIPPAAYAHCQLRFVVGTDWEALHAHLRAHLDAHGFTDIEIDVERGAPATRVPPDDPWVRWAVASLARTTGKKPAILPNLGGTLPNEVFADTLGLPTLWVPHSYPACSQHAPDEHLLASVVSEGLQMMAGLFWDLGDDAPPVRRAAAAAAGAAL